The following are from one region of the Juglans regia cultivar Chandler chromosome 10, Walnut 2.0, whole genome shotgun sequence genome:
- the LOC108983573 gene encoding uncharacterized protein LOC108983573, whose translation MNVLESPLEALALNYLSLGFLTAVNNLWTWVAVLTAAFSFWKIRTSGGIIASAVCLRSGGSKQSHGNDRSPTRPAPVPETSVAKVSADVPTAPAPATGILAGEVGLDEVTKGTKFVAVYGEDADLKGNAEQAGEINDEYYHWEERGGDVCHGIGKWWESWERELRTRTGEKGWYRYQDLRVLNGNVVRLWENTTSCTKDLRYYSSSCIAW comes from the coding sequence ATGAACGTGTTGGAGTCTCCTCTTGAAGCGCTCGCTCTTAACTATCTGAGCCTTGGCTTCCTAACCGCCGTTAATAATCTATGGACGTGGGTCGCCGTCCTAACCGCCGCCTTTAGCTTCTGGAAGATCAGAACCTCTGGCGGTATCATTGCGTCAGCAGTTTGCCTGAGATCCGGCGGCTCTAAACAGTCTCATGGAAATGATCGAAGCCCGACTCGGCCCGCGCCGGTTCCCGAGACATCGGTCGCCAAAGTCTCGGCTGACGTGCCAACAGCTCCAGCTCCGGCCACCGGAATACTGGCCGGAGAAGTTGGACTTGACGAGGTGACCAAGGGCACGAAGTTTGTTGCAGTGTACGGTGAGGATGCTGATCTGAAAGGCAACGCCGAGCAAGCGGGGGAGATTAATGATGAGTACTACCACTGGGAGGAGAGGGGTGGGGATGTGTGCCACGGTATTGGAAAGTGGTGGGAGAGTtgggagagagagctgaggaCGAGAACGGGAGAGAAGGGCTGGTACAGGTATCAGGACTTGAGGGTGCTAAACGGCAACGTCGTTAGATTATGGGAGAATACTACTTCATGTACAAAAGATCTAAGGTACTACAGCTCAAGCTGTATTGCGTGGTAA